One Saprospiraceae bacterium DNA window includes the following coding sequences:
- a CDS encoding DUF255 domain-containing protein, producing the protein MKKLVFVPAVLLMLAGLVAFTFQNSTTYPAVGTLQWHTWEEAVELNKTAPKKIFVDVYTDWCGWCKRMDKSTFSDSTVAAYIAANFYAVKLNAEQKEDIQFNGQTFKFMDGGNGRGVHTLAYSLLEGKMGYPSFVFLNEKYERIMISPGYKEPKDILKELKFAAEEQYTKTTWEKYRDEN; encoded by the coding sequence ATGAAAAAACTCGTTTTCGTCCCTGCTGTGCTGCTCATGCTGGCTGGCTTGGTCGCGTTCACCTTTCAAAACAGCACAACTTATCCTGCGGTCGGCACACTTCAATGGCACACATGGGAAGAAGCCGTTGAGTTGAACAAAACCGCTCCCAAAAAAATCTTTGTGGACGTCTATACTGATTGGTGCGGCTGGTGCAAGCGCATGGATAAAAGCACCTTTTCCGATTCGACGGTAGCGGCCTACATCGCCGCCAACTTCTACGCGGTGAAACTCAACGCCGAACAGAAGGAGGACATCCAGTTCAACGGCCAGACGTTCAAATTCATGGATGGCGGCAACGGTCGCGGGGTGCACACCCTCGCTTATTCCCTATTGGAGGGCAAAATGGGCTATCCGAGTTTTGTTTTTCTCAATGAAAAATATGAGCGCATCATGATTTCGCCGGGTTACAAAGAGCCGAAAGACATCCTGAAAGAACTCAAATTCGCCGCCGAAGAACAATACACCAAGACAACTTGGGAGAAATACCGCGACGAGAATTAG
- a CDS encoding RNA polymerase sigma factor — MDATLKKHIEQCLRGDAGAQRQLFERYKTWLFPICLRYARDRPEAQDMLQEAFLVIFRDLGQYKGEGALGAWLQRVTVRVALQQLRRKNPLRFAEDYDELPPDTYDFNPDTELNGEAILLMVQQLPAGYRTVFNLRCMEGFEYPEIAAELGIAESSVRSQYARACKQLRDLVERMLVLV; from the coding sequence ATGGATGCAACGCTAAAAAAACACATCGAGCAATGCCTGCGGGGCGACGCAGGGGCACAGCGTCAACTTTTCGAGCGGTACAAAACCTGGCTCTTCCCCATCTGCCTGCGCTACGCCCGCGACCGCCCCGAAGCGCAGGATATGTTGCAGGAGGCTTTCCTCGTCATTTTCAGAGATTTGGGTCAATATAAAGGCGAGGGCGCGCTTGGCGCGTGGCTCCAACGCGTCACCGTCCGTGTCGCCCTACAACAACTCCGCCGCAAAAATCCTCTCCGTTTCGCCGAAGACTACGACGAACTCCCACCCGACACCTACGACTTTAACCCGGATACAGAACTCAACGGCGAAGCCATCCTCCTGATGGTGCAACAACTCCCGGCGGGCTACCGCACGGTGTTCAACCTGCGCTGCATGGAAGGCTTCGAGTACCCCGAAATCGCCGCCGAACTCGGCATCGCCGAAAGTAGCGTTCGTTCGCAATACGCCCGTGCTTGCAAGCAGTTGCGCGACCTGGTGGAGCGTATGTTGGTGCTGGTTTGA